From the genome of Fusarium oxysporum f. sp. lycopersici 4287 chromosome 3, whole genome shotgun sequence, one region includes:
- a CDS encoding chitinase, whose protein sequence is MHLALVLSLGAAAVANAAISRNILYFDQWHTTELPPKNLTGAVTHVMMSFANSSLFAAQPAGKYKPFQSIKQVRQLFDHELNVCLSIGGWGDNSGFDEGVKTSSSRERFAKSIASTVDRLGFDCVDIDWEYPGGNGQDYKQVPNCKKRNEIKAFPLLLKEIKNSIGSKELSIAVPGLERDMIAYTSGETPRINEFVDFVNVMTYDLMNRRDHHTTHHVSIEGAASAIKKYISLGFPASKLVVGIPFYAKWFTTKNGYTCNQPIGCPTELLEDDDDGSDTGKSGSMTFEAANFAERPAKLTTTPDNTCGAGTNFKCAEGSCCGGSGWCGSTPAHCGTGCHFAYGKCDGIDISSSFHQALKNGYTDEEKGAQWYWDAKTRIFWSWETPELIQKKISFLADTYGIKSVMAWALAQDSNDWSHLKAMQKGFVGVNT, encoded by the exons ATGCATCTCGCTTTGGTCCTCAGCCTTGGTGCTGCCGCCGTTGCCAATGCAGCCATATCGCGAAACATTCTCTACTTTGACCA ATGGCATACTACTGAGTTGCCGCCAAAAAACCTGACTGGAGCTGTGACCCACGTCATGATGTCGTTTGCTAACTCGTCCCTTTTTGCGGCTCAGCCTGCAGGGAAGTACAAGCCATTCCAATCGATCAAACAAGTTCGTCAACTTTTTGACCACGAATTGAATGTCTGTTTATCTATCGGTGGCTGGGGCGATAATTCTGGGTTTGATGAGGGTGTCAAGACCAGTTCGAGCCGCGAGAGATTCGCTAAAAGTATTGCTTCCACTGTCGATAGGCTCGGTTTTGACTGTGTAG ATATTGACTGGGAATATCCTGGTGGAAATGGTCAAGACTATAAGCAAGTCCCGAACTGCAAAAAAAGGAACGAGATCAAGGCTTTCCCTCTGCTCTTAAAGGAAATAAAGAATTCCATCGGAAGTAAGGAGCTTTCCATCGCGGTTCCAGGTCTAGAGCGTGATATGATCGCATATACGTCTGGCGAAACACCTCGCATTAATGAGTTTGTTGATTTCGTCAAT GTTATGACCTACGATCTCATGAATCGCCGGGACCATCACACCACTCACCACGTGTCGATTGAAGGTGCTGCATCTGCTATTAAGAAATACATATCACTCGGCTTTCCCGCCTCCAAGCTTGTCGTTGGCATCCCTTTTTACGCTAAGTGGTTCACTACCAAGAATGGCTATACCTGTAATCAGCCTATAGGTTGCCCTACTGAGCTCctcgaggatgacgacgatggcAGTGATACTGGAAAGTCTGGCTCCATGACATTTGAAGCAGCCAACTTCGCTGAGCGACCTGCCAAGCTGACGACCACTCCCGATAATACTTGCGGTGCGGGCACAAACTTCAAGTGTGCTGAGGGATCCTGCTGCGGAGGCTCTGGGTGGTG TGGCTCAACTCCAGCGCATTGTGGCACTGGTTGCCATTTCGCTTATGGCAAATGTGATGGTATTGATATTTCTAGCTCATTCCACCAGGCTCTCAAGAACGGGTACACCGATGAAGAGAAGGGCGCGCAGTGGTATTGGGATGCCAAGACACGCATATTTTGGTCGTGGGAAACCCCAGAACTCATCCAAAAAAAGATTTCGTTTCTAGCCGATACATATGGTATCAAAAGTGTTATGGCCTGGGCTCTTGCGCAGGACAGTAACGATTGGAGCCACCTCAAGGCCATGCAGAAAGGCTTTGTAGGTGTAAATACTTAA